The genomic region TAGTGGAAATAAATCTACGATAGAACAAAATCAAGAAGCTACCGCCCTTAGTGTTAATATAGAAGCATGTATAGAAATATCCAGACAACTAAAATTAAGAGATATGGGAGGTATCATTGTTATAGATTTTATTGATATGCGGTCATCCGAAAATAAGAAAAAAGTATATGACAAATTAAGAGAAGAGATGGAAACCGACAGAGCTAAGCATATAATACTACCTCTTTCTAAATTTGGACTTATACAAATTACTAGAGAACGAGTGAGACCCGTTCCTAAAATATCTACACAAGAAATGTGTTACGCTTGCTCAGGAACAGGAAAACTTGGAACAGCAATATCTATATCAGATAAAATAGAAGAAAATATAGAATATATTTTAAAAAAGCAAAATGAGAAGAAATTAACTCTTACAGTCCACCCATATCTTTTTTCTTATTTTACAAAAGGTGTTTTTTCTATAAAAATTCATTGGTTTTTTAAATATAAAAAATGGATTAAAATTATAGAAGATACTTCTTTAGGAGTTGGAGAATTTCATTTTTATAACGCTTTCGGAGAAGAAATAGAAACATTAGAGAAAAAAGAAATAAAAATAGAAAATCCCATTGAAAGATTTGATGTTTAACTGTAATAATACATATATTTATTCTATATAAGTAATAAAAAAACACCTTATGCATGTTGATATTATTGATTTGATATCTGTATTAGTATCTTTAGCTGCATTTTTTTCGTTGATAAACACAAGATTTTTAAAACTCCCCAATTCTATTGGGCTTATGTTTATAGGACTCATGGTATCGCTATTTGTATTTATTTTAGGATTTTTTTTTCCCCATATATTAAAAATAGCTCAATACATAACAGAAGAATTTGATTTTAAAGACGTACTTTTTCATATAATACTCAATTTTCTATTATTCTCAGCAGCTATTAATATTAATTTAAGAAAGTTTTCCGAAGAATCTGGTAAAATATTTTTTCTTTCATTAGTAGGTATTGTATTTTCTACTACAATAATAGGATTACTCATGTTTTATATCTTACCTCTTCTGCAGGTAAATATAGATTTGAAAGAATGCTTTTTATTTGGGGCAATACTATCTCCTACTGATCCTGTAACAGTGCAATCTCTTATAAAGAAGTTTAAACTTTCCATAGATGTTGAAACAATCATCGGTAGTGAATCTTTATTAAATAATGGGATCGGGATACTCGTATTTTTATCTATATTGAAAATAAATACAGGAGAGTTAGACATACTTAATATAGAGCATATAGCATTCTCATTAATACAAGAAATATTTGGAGGTATTTTTTTAGGAGTAGTCATGGGATATGCATGTTTAAAATTTTTACGTAAAATAGATAACGATCATGTAGAAATAGAAATTTTGTTAACTGTTACAATAGTTATAGTAGCTTCCCGTATTGGTAATCTTTTTGAAATATCCGGTACATTGGCAGTAATAATGATTGGATTATTTGTAGGAAGTGAAGGAAAAGATCAAAACGTATCCTCTTCTACAGGAATTTATGTATATAGATTTTGGTATCTTATAGATGAAGCACTTATATCTATTTTGTACATATTAGTTGGATTTGAAATTATTATTCTCATTGATTCTATTAATTATTTAAATATAGGTATGGCTTTACTTATTATATTATTAGTATTTATAACGAGATATATAACAATCTTCTTTTCTGTAACTATTATAAATTTATTTAAACAATGGCCGTATAATATGGTATCTATTCTTACTTGGGGAGGAATAAAGGGTCCCATTTCTATAGCTTTAGCACTTTATCTACCAGATACTCTTGGGGAAACAAAAAAAATATTACTATTTTGTACTTACTTTATTGTAGTTTTTTCCATGTTTATTCAAGGGTTTGTATTAAGAAAAATTTTAAATAAAAATTCATAAGTACAATTTACTGTATGTATACCTGTAGAAGAATATTAGAATTTAAAAATAGATATTTTTTATTACAATAATAAAATACATCAATTACCAAAATTATTTTTTTTATAAATTTAATATTATTTACTAAATTTTTATACACTATGAAATTAAGTATAGCAGAGGGTTTACTACTCATAGCTTTTGATGATACGGAAGGGCGTTTACTTGCAGATGCAGATAAGGGAATAGATAATGCTCTTATAGGAGCACTATTAATGGAATTAGGTTTACTAAAAAAAGTATCTTTTAAAAATAATGTTATTACCATCCATAATAATTCTTTAACCGATAATAAATTATTAAACCTTGGTATAAAAGTAATAGAAGAATACAACAATTTTGATGCTATAGATTTTATAGAATCATCGTCTTCAGGGAAATTAAAAAATATAAAAGAAGAAACTACTTCTTTATTGGTGGAAAGAGGGATTTTAAAAAAAGAAGTAACGAAACTTTTATGGCTTCCTATCTCTCAAAGAATGGATAATGCAAATTACACCTTTGAGCGAGAGATTAGAGATACTATAAAATCAATAGTTATGAATAATATGACCCCGCCTCCTGCATTTGTAATACTCATAGTTTTACTAGCAAGTTTAAAAATATTGGACGATATCTTCCCAAAAGACGAAGAACACATTGATGCAGTAAAATATGCAAAAGATATTCTTAAGTTTCGTTATATAGATCCAAATATATCAGAAACATTAGAAGCAATAAAAAATCACATCCTTCATTTATAATACTCTTTTAATCTTATAAACTCCTCATAAAAAGACAGAGAATACTCATACATTTTTGTGTATTTTCAGAATGAATTTTGGATGCTACACCAAAAAGTTGTTTTTTATACTATGTCTAATTTTCTAACTGTTTGGTTACCAATAGTTTTAGAACCGAATATTTTGGTAAAAGACAGATTTCCATAACATACTCATTTTTTGAATGCA from Chitinophagaceae bacterium harbors:
- a CDS encoding GPP34 family phosphoprotein, whose product is MKLSIAEGLLLIAFDDTEGRLLADADKGIDNALIGALLMELGLLKKVSFKNNVITIHNNSLTDNKLLNLGIKVIEEYNNFDAIDFIESSSSGKLKNIKEETTSLLVERGILKKEVTKLLWLPISQRMDNANYTFEREIRDTIKSIVMNNMTPPPAFVILIVLLASLKILDDIFPKDEEHIDAVKYAKDILKFRYIDPNISETLEAIKNHILHL
- a CDS encoding sodium:proton antiporter produces the protein MHVDIIDLISVLVSLAAFFSLINTRFLKLPNSIGLMFIGLMVSLFVFILGFFFPHILKIAQYITEEFDFKDVLFHIILNFLLFSAAININLRKFSEESGKIFFLSLVGIVFSTTIIGLLMFYILPLLQVNIDLKECFLFGAILSPTDPVTVQSLIKKFKLSIDVETIIGSESLLNNGIGILVFLSILKINTGELDILNIEHIAFSLIQEIFGGIFLGVVMGYACLKFLRKIDNDHVEIEILLTVTIVIVASRIGNLFEISGTLAVIMIGLFVGSEGKDQNVSSSTGIYVYRFWYLIDEALISILYILVGFEIIILIDSINYLNIGMALLIILLVFITRYITIFFSVTIINLFKQWPYNMVSILTWGGIKGPISIALALYLPDTLGETKKILLFCTYFIVVFSMFIQGFVLRKILNKNS